One Kribbella sp. NBC_00662 genomic region harbors:
- the purB gene encoding adenylosuccinate lyase: MGLVTKPLIPNVLAARYASLSMAELWSPEHKIVLERKLWVAVLKAQKELGVEVPDGVVEDYERVIDQVDLASIAARERVTRHDVKARIEEFSALAGHEHIHKGMTSRDLTENVEQLQIRAGLELVRDRAVATAVQLGQKAAEHASLVLTGRSHNVAAQATTLGKRFASAADELLVAIARIEELIERYPLRGIKGPVGTSQDMLDLFGGDAAKLATLESTIAQHLGFSHTLTSVGQVYPRSLDYEVVSGLVQLAAGPSSLATTIRLMAGHELVTEGFKEGQVGSSAMPHKMNTRSCERVNGLAVILRGYASMAGELAGNQWNEGDVFCSVVRRVALPDAFFALDGLFETFLTVLDEFGVYPAVVSRELERYLPFLTTTKVLMAAVKNGVGRETAHEVIKEHAVATALDLRKGLAGNDLFHRLGADGRLGLTEEQIVGIVGEPLTFTGAAVDQVGVVVAKIDDLAKRHPEAAAYTPGDIL; encoded by the coding sequence ATGGGGCTCGTGACCAAGCCCCTGATCCCCAACGTTCTCGCCGCGCGCTACGCCAGTCTGTCGATGGCTGAGCTGTGGTCACCGGAGCACAAGATCGTGCTCGAGCGGAAGCTCTGGGTCGCGGTGCTGAAGGCCCAGAAGGAGCTCGGGGTCGAGGTTCCGGACGGGGTCGTCGAGGACTACGAGCGGGTGATCGACCAGGTCGACCTGGCGTCGATCGCGGCCCGGGAGCGGGTCACCCGTCACGACGTGAAGGCGCGGATCGAGGAGTTCAGCGCGCTCGCCGGGCACGAACACATCCACAAGGGGATGACGAGTCGTGACCTGACCGAGAACGTCGAGCAACTCCAGATCCGCGCCGGTCTCGAGCTGGTCCGGGACCGCGCGGTGGCAACCGCCGTACAGCTCGGTCAGAAGGCGGCCGAGCACGCGTCGCTGGTGCTGACCGGCCGCTCCCACAACGTCGCCGCGCAGGCGACGACGCTGGGCAAGCGGTTCGCGTCGGCCGCGGACGAGCTGCTGGTCGCGATCGCGCGGATCGAGGAGCTGATCGAGCGGTATCCGCTGCGCGGCATCAAGGGCCCGGTCGGTACGTCGCAGGACATGCTCGACCTGTTCGGCGGTGACGCGGCGAAGCTCGCCACGCTGGAGAGCACGATCGCGCAGCACCTGGGCTTCAGCCACACGCTCACCAGCGTCGGCCAGGTGTACCCGCGGTCGCTCGACTACGAGGTCGTGTCCGGGCTGGTCCAGCTGGCCGCCGGGCCGTCCAGCCTGGCGACGACGATCCGGCTGATGGCCGGGCACGAGCTGGTCACCGAAGGCTTCAAGGAGGGCCAGGTCGGTTCCTCGGCGATGCCGCACAAGATGAACACCCGGTCCTGCGAGCGGGTCAACGGTCTGGCCGTCATCCTCCGCGGCTACGCCTCGATGGCGGGCGAGCTGGCCGGCAACCAGTGGAACGAGGGCGACGTCTTCTGCTCCGTGGTACGGCGGGTCGCGCTGCCGGACGCGTTCTTCGCGCTGGACGGACTGTTCGAGACGTTCCTGACCGTCCTGGACGAGTTCGGGGTGTACCCGGCCGTCGTGTCGCGCGAACTCGAGCGGTACCTGCCGTTCCTGACCACGACCAAGGTGCTGATGGCCGCGGTGAAGAACGGTGTCGGCCGGGAGACCGCGCACGAGGTGATCAAGGAGCACGCGGTCGCGACCGCACTCGACCTGCGGAAGGGTCTGGCGGGCAACGACCTGTTCCACCGCCTCGGCGCCGACGGCCGGCTCGGCCTCACCGAGGAGCAGATCGTCGGTATCGTCGGCGAGCCGCTGACGTTCACCGGCGCGGCCGTCGACCAGGTCGGAGTGGTCGTCGCGAAGATCGACGACCTCGCGAAGCGCCACCCGGAGGCCGCCGCCTACACCCCGGGTGACATCCTCTAA
- a CDS encoding SigE family RNA polymerase sigma factor, translated as METEGLREFYRAHQPRLVGVISLLTGSRAEAEDIVQEAFVRLVPRWQKVSRYDSPEAWVRLVAVRLAANRHRDGNRFTQLFHRLPAEHVPDPADRYAGDLEQALAGLPMPTRQVVVLHYVCDLSVAQVADTLGIAEGTVKSRLSRARDALSDSLLLRSDDHA; from the coding sequence ATGGAGACGGAGGGGCTGCGGGAGTTCTACCGCGCGCACCAGCCACGGCTGGTCGGGGTGATCTCGCTGCTGACCGGGTCGCGGGCCGAGGCGGAAGACATCGTCCAGGAGGCGTTCGTCCGGCTGGTGCCCCGGTGGCAGAAGGTCTCGCGGTACGACTCTCCGGAGGCCTGGGTGCGCCTGGTCGCCGTACGGCTCGCCGCGAACCGGCACCGTGACGGCAACCGGTTCACGCAACTGTTCCACCGGCTGCCGGCGGAACACGTCCCGGACCCCGCCGACAGGTACGCCGGTGATCTCGAGCAGGCTCTCGCCGGCCTGCCGATGCCGACCCGGCAGGTCGTCGTCCTCCATTACGTCTGTGACCTGAGCGTGGCTCAGGTGGCGGACACGCTCGGGATCGCGGAAGGCACGGTCAAGTCGCGCCTGTCCCGCGCCCGGGACGCCCTGTCCGATTCATTGCTGTTGAGGAGTGACGACCATGCCTGA
- the purD gene encoding phosphoribosylamine--glycine ligase: MKVLVIGSGGREHALAWALAQDPEVEQVVAAPGNPGIAVLRPAYDGQTIVCRSVDIEDHDAVVALAQELGADLVVVGPEAPLVAGLADPLRDAGIPVFGPSREAAQIEGSKAFAKDVMATASVPTGRAYVCTTPEEAATAIDAFGPPYVVKDDGLAAGKGVVVTSDREEALAHAAQCGQVLIEEFLDGPEVSLFAITDGTTVLPMQPAQDFKRLADNDEGPNTGGMGAYTPLPWAPDDLVAEITEKVLQPTIDELRHRGTPFSGLLYAGLALTSRGVRVIEFNCRFGDPETQALLPMLKTPLGGLLLAAATGKLADQGELSWRDAASVAVVVAAKKYPSSPRKGDPIAGVEQAETDDVRVFQAGTAIEDEELVTSGGRVLAVSAVGKDLAEARQRAYAAVGQIRIKGSQHRTDIALKAERGEITV; this comes from the coding sequence GTGAAGGTCTTGGTGATCGGCTCCGGTGGCCGCGAACACGCACTGGCCTGGGCGCTGGCCCAGGACCCCGAGGTCGAGCAGGTCGTGGCGGCCCCGGGCAACCCCGGCATCGCTGTGTTGCGTCCGGCGTACGACGGGCAAACGATCGTTTGCCGTTCTGTGGACATCGAGGATCACGACGCGGTTGTCGCGCTGGCGCAGGAGCTCGGTGCCGACCTGGTTGTCGTCGGTCCGGAGGCGCCGCTCGTCGCGGGGCTGGCCGACCCGTTGCGGGACGCCGGAATCCCGGTGTTCGGTCCGTCCCGCGAGGCCGCGCAGATCGAGGGCTCGAAGGCGTTCGCGAAGGACGTGATGGCCACCGCGAGTGTGCCGACCGGGCGTGCGTACGTGTGCACGACGCCGGAGGAGGCCGCGACCGCGATCGACGCGTTCGGTCCGCCGTACGTCGTGAAGGACGACGGACTCGCCGCGGGTAAGGGCGTTGTCGTCACCTCGGACCGCGAGGAGGCGCTCGCGCACGCGGCCCAGTGCGGCCAGGTGCTGATCGAGGAGTTCCTGGACGGCCCCGAGGTCTCGCTGTTCGCGATCACCGACGGCACGACCGTGCTGCCGATGCAGCCGGCGCAGGACTTCAAGCGCCTCGCCGACAACGACGAAGGCCCCAACACCGGCGGCATGGGCGCGTACACACCGTTGCCCTGGGCACCGGACGACTTGGTTGCCGAGATCACCGAAAAGGTCCTGCAGCCGACGATCGACGAGCTCCGCCACCGCGGTACGCCGTTCAGCGGCCTGCTGTACGCCGGTCTCGCGCTGACCTCGCGTGGTGTCCGCGTGATCGAGTTCAACTGCCGCTTCGGCGACCCGGAGACGCAGGCGCTGCTGCCGATGCTGAAGACGCCGCTCGGCGGCCTGCTGCTCGCAGCCGCCACCGGCAAGCTGGCCGACCAGGGCGAGCTGAGCTGGCGCGACGCCGCCTCGGTCGCGGTGGTCGTCGCCGCGAAGAAGTACCCGTCCAGCCCGCGCAAGGGCGACCCGATCGCGGGCGTCGAGCAGGCCGAGACCGACGACGTACGGGTCTTCCAGGCCGGTACGGCGATCGAGGACGAGGAGCTCGTCACGTCCGGCGGCCGTGTCCTGGCGGTCAGCGCCGTCGGCAAGGACCTGGCCGAGGCCCGCCAACGCGCGTATGCCGCCGTCGGTCAGATCCGGATCAAGGGCTCCCAGCACCGCACCGACATCGCCCTCAAGGCCGAACGCGGCGAGATCACCGTCTGA
- a CDS encoding alpha/beta fold hydrolase: protein MPEPVTQTLDVPGATLTYHVRGDLANRPVLLMIGSPMGASGFPTLASHFADRTVVTYDPRGVERSVRAGEITELSPDDHAADLAALIEQLDVGPVDIFASSGGAVNALALTAKRPDLVNTLVAHEPPLAAILPDSENALAVVADMYATYQRDGMGAGMAKFIAFVGYDGEVPADYTQQPAPDPAMFGLPTEDDGSRNDALLGQNLRGCTSYQPDFDALSKAKERIVIGVGEESGNQMAARGGKAAAARLGLEPVTFPSGHGGFLGNEYGQPGKPEEFAATLRQILG from the coding sequence ATGCCAGAGCCTGTGACCCAGACGCTCGACGTGCCCGGAGCCACGCTGACGTACCACGTTCGCGGTGACCTCGCGAATCGGCCCGTGCTACTGATGATCGGCTCGCCGATGGGTGCAAGCGGATTCCCGACCCTGGCCTCACATTTCGCCGATCGCACCGTCGTCACATACGACCCGCGCGGCGTCGAGCGGAGCGTCCGCGCCGGTGAGATCACCGAGCTTTCCCCGGACGACCACGCCGCCGACCTCGCCGCGCTCATCGAGCAGCTCGACGTCGGCCCGGTCGACATCTTCGCCAGCAGCGGCGGCGCGGTGAATGCGCTCGCTCTCACGGCGAAGCGTCCCGACCTGGTCAACACGCTGGTCGCCCACGAGCCCCCGCTGGCCGCGATCCTCCCCGACAGCGAGAACGCCCTGGCCGTGGTCGCCGACATGTACGCGACGTACCAGCGCGACGGCATGGGCGCCGGCATGGCAAAGTTCATCGCCTTCGTCGGGTACGACGGCGAGGTCCCCGCCGACTACACGCAGCAACCCGCGCCGGACCCGGCGATGTTCGGTCTCCCCACCGAGGACGACGGCTCCCGCAACGACGCCCTCCTCGGCCAGAACCTTCGCGGCTGTACGTCGTACCAGCCCGACTTCGACGCTCTGAGCAAGGCGAAGGAGCGGATCGTCATCGGTGTCGGCGAGGAGTCGGGCAATCAGATGGCGGCCCGCGGCGGGAAGGCTGCGGCAGCGCGGCTCGGCCTGGAGCCGGTCACGTTCCCCAGCGGCCACGGTGGCTTCCTCGGCAACGAGTACGGCCAGCCCGGCAAGCCGGAGGAGTTCGCGGCCACCCTGCGCCAGATCCTCGGCTGA
- a CDS encoding FKBP-type peptidyl-prolyl cis-trans isomerase: MTEKPEIDFPDGPPPADLEITDITVGDGDEAKAGSRVNVHYVGVAHSTGEEFDASYNRGAPLAFQLGVGQVIQGWDTGVQGMKVGGRRKLVIPPHLGYGDRGAGNAIKPGETLIFVVDLISVS, encoded by the coding sequence ATGACTGAGAAGCCAGAGATCGACTTTCCGGACGGGCCGCCGCCGGCGGATCTCGAGATCACCGACATCACCGTTGGCGACGGCGACGAGGCGAAGGCCGGTTCGCGGGTCAATGTGCACTACGTGGGCGTGGCCCACTCCACCGGCGAGGAGTTCGACGCGTCGTACAACCGCGGCGCCCCGCTGGCGTTCCAGCTCGGCGTCGGCCAGGTCATCCAGGGCTGGGACACCGGCGTCCAGGGCATGAAGGTCGGCGGCCGGCGCAAGCTGGTCATCCCACCGCACCTGGGGTACGGCGACCGCGGCGCCGGCAACGCGATCAAGCCGGGCGAGACCCTGATCTTCGTCGTGGACCTGATCAGCGTCAGCTGA
- a CDS encoding glycosyltransferase yields the protein MEPLAGLAVALQELGAEATVCAPPDDDFEALLERAGVPMVPLGPSVKSVVTAPKPPSGHAAFELAPQLVAARFETLGTVAQGCEAVVATGLMPAGARDVADKLGIRYVLACFHLGGIPSQHFSPGARPGTPSPEGETDRRVLWQQDAERVNALYGPSLNSHRAEIGLPPVENVRDYVLTEHPWLAADPVLCPSNGMTDLDIVQTGAWLLRDDRPLADELDAFLEAGEPPVYVGFGSMAAYAPKDIARTAIEACRAHGRRVLLSRGWAGLDLADEGKDCFVVGEVNQQALFPRVAAIVHHGGAGTTTTAARSGTPQVVVPLIADQPYWASRVEALGIGAAHERATPTVDSLTAALEIALSPETRAQAVKVGGEIKTDGATVAARLLMGG from the coding sequence GTGGAGCCATTGGCAGGGCTTGCGGTTGCGCTACAGGAGCTCGGTGCGGAGGCAACGGTCTGCGCACCGCCCGACGACGATTTCGAGGCGCTGCTCGAGCGGGCCGGCGTACCGATGGTGCCGCTCGGGCCCTCGGTGAAGTCGGTGGTCACGGCGCCGAAACCACCGTCAGGGCATGCGGCGTTCGAGCTGGCACCCCAGTTGGTCGCCGCGCGGTTCGAAACGCTCGGCACCGTGGCGCAGGGCTGCGAAGCGGTGGTGGCGACCGGTCTGATGCCGGCTGGTGCGCGGGACGTCGCCGACAAACTCGGCATCCGCTACGTGCTCGCGTGCTTCCACCTGGGTGGGATCCCGTCGCAGCATTTCTCGCCGGGAGCACGGCCGGGTACGCCGTCGCCGGAAGGCGAGACCGATCGACGCGTGTTGTGGCAGCAGGATGCCGAGCGCGTCAACGCCTTGTACGGCCCTTCCCTCAACAGCCACCGCGCGGAGATCGGCCTGCCGCCGGTGGAGAACGTGCGGGACTACGTGCTGACCGAGCACCCGTGGCTCGCCGCGGATCCGGTCCTGTGTCCGTCGAATGGCATGACCGACCTCGACATCGTCCAAACGGGCGCGTGGTTGCTGCGTGACGACCGCCCACTGGCTGATGAGCTGGACGCGTTTCTCGAGGCCGGCGAGCCGCCGGTGTACGTCGGGTTCGGAAGCATGGCCGCGTACGCGCCGAAGGACATCGCCCGGACGGCCATCGAGGCGTGCCGTGCGCACGGTCGCCGCGTACTGCTCAGCCGCGGTTGGGCTGGGCTGGACCTGGCCGACGAAGGCAAGGACTGCTTCGTGGTCGGGGAGGTCAACCAGCAGGCGTTGTTCCCGAGGGTCGCGGCGATCGTGCACCACGGCGGCGCCGGCACCACGACAACCGCGGCCCGGTCGGGTACTCCGCAGGTCGTCGTACCGCTGATCGCGGATCAGCCGTACTGGGCGTCCCGGGTCGAAGCGCTCGGGATCGGGGCCGCGCACGAACGCGCGACGCCGACCGTCGACTCGCTGACAGCCGCACTCGAGATCGCTTTGAGTCCGGAAACGCGGGCTCAGGCTGTGAAGGTGGGCGGAGAGATCAAGACCGACGGAGCGACGGTGGCCGCCAGGCTTCTGATGGGCGGCTAA
- a CDS encoding AAA domain-containing protein, producing MSAEDLVALAVSQGGLGNDALLAAVLPLFHETAAVHERGLVAPLRGLDRIVVDEQNRLGFAPADAGRPTLAARELDARQGSRPTAVEVVTHRQSDFDLGESGGREKTVVPEPVPDAITSPTLVAGWQSWEHVVGHHDQLTDIFSLGQLLLALGCGLDLSRTADVATLIDARGNLYKLDPDLHPVIVSVAAQMVEPDRHRRAQDLHSLIEQLENYRDQPLDFDVEAIVRGAADRRTAVLGALRDRLFDLSRRNRLINFRPTAQTLNLTEVSVPLMLDVRTIRSEQLFTWRDELAGELLKKAQPLGKWVRYDEAPYAANTLDKLISTARRDRADYGQDQLRLVPAFLRWHDLKNDRDTRIASPLVLAKVELTRKRGVRDSYTLRVTDPIAEVNPTLRHSLRILYGITLPETVDLSSPGALSQLHERLAKEIQATEPGLQLHLREKPRIDLVRQRAMTRLRTYNRRRRGNVATGFGGKQYPYSYRRTDYQPLGVQIYRTQIAEQTLPLGIVLGEAPRPARALETDVYSLDTEGGPYSWDVDLCAVSLANFNYRTLGLVRDYDDLLTSGESAASFEQLFSDRPRPIGSTPPELAPADRHLVVPADGSQVAAIARARRGESFVIQGPPGTGKSQTITNLIADFVARGKRVLFVCQKRAALDVVHARLASQRLDGLCALIHDSQADKKAFVHGLRDTYESWLSADDDFDALETRRAELVARIDRLLSTVEAFEHQLTAGAPPLRELINRLAELHAHAWRPTEASVAPASPVRPVVPGVAEWWGVRDAVREAARELASADPATGGVLARSSLAFIATKHWDDADVTIPARELRTRWDAVATALAALDEPAAPAADAGGAGRVGLLVGEVRGFARLGRVVEPLAGVDRVEAIVPRSAVARELAAAGDERKRLVVAEGTAWKEAAGWSDPLAPADARAALKVAQGKEGGVFSFLSGDWRRVKSLVRSRFDSTDRAVQPSITDTLTDLVAAYSASAAVQEHVVQTRREWAVDDPGELIDELAAARKAVPDWQFVLRDGAPAELARLADALDQAEESTQDLLADHWDTLTVDELRALADRLIAESPVVRAVGPKLRDLADAPPAVLTALRQLDASPDQLEYAVCAAEWERARAAAPLQLSSARVDAIVGELSMVYDDLTELNAQVVTAQVRRRFLAEVAHSEQSVTGMSPEDRERKKTFATGRRELEHEFGKVMRYRSIRDLASGAPGEVVSVLRPVWLMSPSSVSETLPLTTSFDVVVYDEASQIPVEEAIPALHRAPQVIVVGDQMQLPPTQYFRVRTPDEELVEDEAAEQVGIALTEDSFLSISALRLASTMLTWHYRSRSEALISFSNSAFYQGKLATVPDRLPPHAAPPWTVRSDSPMVSEVCDSMLAGSITAVRLVDGVYVRRTNPAEARWIAALVRETLVRQTGKSLGIVAFSEAQQSEIERALDELAEADPEFAALYEAEQVRTHGEQDAGLFVKNLENVQGDERDIILMSVCYGTGPDGRMLMNFGPINTSGGEKRLNVIFSRAREHMVIVSSIEPEAITNTYNDGANTLRRFLAYATAVSRGDHVAAKAALTPYAVKAPASARPSAVIEQLAAALEARGVEVDTAVGESVFRCDLALKLPEDAGYRLAVLVDTPDRVASDTLLERLTTHPSALTTTGWRVHHVLTTDWTRSPETVIAQLLSALQRPVD from the coding sequence ATGAGCGCTGAGGATCTCGTTGCGCTGGCCGTCTCCCAGGGCGGGCTGGGCAACGACGCGTTGCTGGCTGCGGTGCTGCCGTTGTTCCACGAGACGGCCGCTGTGCACGAGCGCGGACTGGTCGCGCCGTTGCGCGGTCTGGATCGGATCGTCGTCGACGAGCAGAACCGGCTCGGTTTCGCGCCCGCGGATGCGGGCCGGCCGACGCTGGCCGCGCGCGAGCTCGATGCACGGCAGGGATCGCGGCCGACCGCCGTCGAGGTTGTCACGCACCGGCAGTCCGACTTCGACCTGGGCGAGAGTGGCGGTCGGGAGAAGACCGTCGTGCCCGAGCCGGTGCCGGATGCGATCACTTCGCCGACGCTGGTCGCGGGTTGGCAGAGCTGGGAGCACGTGGTCGGTCACCACGACCAGCTCACCGACATCTTCAGCCTCGGGCAGCTGCTGCTCGCACTCGGCTGCGGGCTCGACCTGTCCCGTACTGCGGATGTCGCCACCCTGATCGATGCCCGAGGCAACTTGTACAAGCTCGATCCGGATCTGCATCCGGTGATCGTCTCGGTGGCCGCGCAGATGGTCGAGCCGGACCGGCACCGGCGCGCGCAGGACCTGCACTCGTTGATCGAACAGCTCGAGAACTACCGCGACCAGCCGCTGGACTTCGACGTCGAGGCGATCGTCCGGGGCGCGGCGGATCGGCGCACGGCGGTGCTCGGCGCGTTGCGGGACCGGCTGTTCGACCTGTCCCGGCGCAATCGGCTGATCAACTTCCGGCCGACCGCGCAGACGCTGAACCTCACCGAGGTGTCGGTGCCGCTGATGCTCGACGTACGGACGATCCGCTCGGAGCAGTTGTTCACCTGGCGGGACGAGCTCGCCGGTGAGTTGCTGAAGAAGGCGCAGCCGCTGGGCAAGTGGGTCCGGTACGACGAGGCGCCGTACGCCGCGAACACGTTGGACAAGCTGATCTCGACCGCTCGTCGCGACCGGGCCGACTACGGGCAGGATCAGCTACGGCTGGTGCCTGCGTTCCTGCGGTGGCACGACTTGAAGAACGATCGCGACACCCGGATCGCGTCGCCGTTGGTGCTGGCGAAGGTGGAACTGACTCGCAAGCGCGGTGTGCGGGATTCGTACACGCTGCGGGTCACCGATCCGATCGCGGAGGTCAATCCGACGCTGCGGCACAGTCTGCGGATCTTGTACGGGATCACGTTGCCGGAGACCGTCGACCTGTCGTCGCCGGGCGCGCTGAGTCAGTTGCACGAACGGTTGGCGAAGGAGATCCAGGCGACCGAGCCCGGGTTGCAGTTGCACTTGCGGGAGAAGCCGCGAATCGATCTCGTGCGGCAGCGGGCGATGACGCGGTTGCGGACGTACAACCGGCGTCGGCGCGGGAACGTGGCGACCGGGTTCGGCGGGAAGCAGTACCCGTACTCGTATCGGCGTACGGACTATCAGCCGTTGGGTGTGCAGATCTACCGGACGCAGATCGCTGAGCAGACGCTGCCGCTGGGGATCGTGCTGGGTGAGGCGCCGCGGCCGGCGCGGGCTCTCGAGACCGATGTGTACTCGCTCGACACCGAGGGCGGGCCGTACTCGTGGGACGTCGATCTGTGCGCGGTCTCGCTGGCGAACTTCAACTACCGGACGCTGGGACTGGTGCGGGACTACGACGACCTATTGACGAGCGGGGAGTCGGCGGCGTCCTTCGAGCAGCTGTTCTCGGATCGTCCACGGCCGATCGGGAGTACGCCGCCGGAATTGGCGCCGGCTGACCGGCATCTCGTCGTACCTGCTGACGGCTCGCAGGTGGCGGCGATCGCTCGTGCGCGGCGAGGCGAGAGCTTCGTGATCCAAGGGCCGCCTGGGACGGGGAAGTCGCAGACCATCACCAACCTGATCGCGGACTTCGTCGCGCGCGGGAAGCGGGTCCTGTTCGTTTGCCAGAAGCGGGCCGCGCTGGATGTGGTGCATGCGCGGTTGGCGAGCCAGCGGCTGGACGGGTTGTGTGCGCTGATCCACGACTCCCAGGCGGACAAGAAGGCGTTCGTGCACGGGTTGCGCGACACGTATGAGTCGTGGCTGTCTGCTGATGACGACTTCGACGCGTTGGAGACGCGCCGAGCCGAGTTGGTGGCTCGCATTGACCGTCTTCTCTCCACCGTGGAAGCCTTCGAGCACCAGCTGACCGCGGGTGCTCCACCTCTCCGGGAACTCATCAACCGCCTGGCCGAGCTGCACGCGCACGCTTGGCGCCCGACCGAGGCCTCCGTGGCGCCGGCGTCCCCCGTGCGTCCGGTGGTGCCCGGCGTCGCGGAGTGGTGGGGAGTGCGCGACGCGGTGCGTGAGGCCGCTCGGGAGTTGGCCTCGGCGGATCCGGCTACCGGTGGCGTGCTTGCGCGGAGCTCGCTCGCGTTCATCGCGACCAAGCACTGGGACGACGCCGACGTGACCATCCCGGCCCGCGAACTCCGCACCCGCTGGGACGCGGTAGCAACCGCCTTGGCGGCGCTGGATGAGCCAGCTGCGCCGGCGGCCGACGCGGGAGGCGCGGGGCGGGTGGGTCTGCTCGTGGGGGAGGTGCGTGGGTTTGCTCGGCTTGGGCGGGTGGTGGAGCCGTTGGCGGGGGTGGATCGGGTGGAGGCGATTGTGCCTCGGTCTGCTGTTGCTCGGGAGTTGGCGGCTGCTGGTGATGAGCGGAAGCGGCTGGTGGTGGCTGAGGGAACGGCTTGGAAGGAGGCCGCGGGGTGGAGCGACCCGCTGGCGCCGGCTGACGCACGGGCCGCGTTGAAGGTTGCTCAGGGCAAGGAAGGCGGGGTGTTCTCGTTCCTGAGTGGTGATTGGCGTCGGGTGAAGAGCCTCGTCCGATCACGCTTCGACTCGACCGACCGCGCCGTACAACCATCCATCACCGACACCCTGACCGATCTGGTAGCCGCGTACTCCGCGTCGGCCGCCGTCCAGGAGCACGTCGTGCAGACCCGGCGCGAGTGGGCCGTCGACGACCCGGGCGAGCTGATCGACGAACTAGCCGCGGCCCGCAAGGCCGTCCCCGACTGGCAGTTCGTACTCCGCGACGGTGCCCCCGCCGAGCTCGCCCGCCTGGCCGACGCGCTCGACCAGGCCGAGGAGTCGACCCAGGACCTGCTCGCCGACCACTGGGACACTCTGACGGTCGACGAGCTCCGCGCCCTCGCCGACCGGCTCATCGCCGAGAGCCCCGTCGTACGCGCGGTCGGCCCCAAACTGCGCGACCTCGCCGACGCCCCACCCGCCGTACTCACAGCTCTCCGCCAACTCGACGCCTCACCCGACCAGCTCGAGTACGCCGTGTGCGCCGCCGAATGGGAACGCGCCCGCGCAGCCGCGCCCCTGCAACTCTCCTCCGCCCGGGTCGACGCGATCGTCGGCGAACTCAGCATGGTGTACGACGACCTGACCGAGCTCAACGCCCAAGTCGTCACCGCCCAGGTCCGCCGCCGTTTCCTCGCCGAGGTCGCGCACTCCGAGCAGAGCGTCACCGGGATGTCGCCCGAGGACCGCGAGCGGAAGAAGACGTTCGCGACCGGCCGGCGCGAGCTGGAACACGAGTTCGGCAAGGTGATGCGGTACCGCTCGATCCGCGACCTCGCGTCCGGCGCGCCCGGCGAGGTCGTCTCGGTCCTGAGGCCGGTCTGGCTGATGAGCCCGTCGTCGGTCTCCGAAACGTTGCCCTTGACAACCTCCTTCGACGTCGTCGTGTACGACGAGGCCAGTCAGATCCCGGTGGAGGAGGCGATCCCGGCCCTGCATCGTGCGCCGCAGGTGATCGTCGTCGGTGACCAGATGCAGCTGCCGCCGACGCAGTACTTCCGCGTGCGGACACCGGACGAAGAACTAGTCGAAGACGAGGCGGCCGAGCAGGTCGGGATCGCGCTCACCGAGGACAGCTTCCTCTCGATCAGTGCTCTGCGGCTGGCGTCGACGATGCTCACGTGGCACTACCGGAGCCGCTCGGAGGCGTTGATCTCGTTCAGCAACTCGGCGTTCTACCAGGGCAAGCTCGCGACCGTTCCGGATCGGCTGCCACCGCATGCGGCGCCGCCGTGGACGGTGCGGTCGGACTCGCCGATGGTGTCCGAGGTCTGCGACAGCATGCTGGCGGGGAGCATCACGGCGGTGCGGCTCGTCGACGGCGTGTACGTCCGCCGTACCAATCCGGCCGAGGCGCGATGGATCGCCGCGTTGGTGCGGGAGACGTTGGTCCGGCAGACCGGGAAGAGCCTGGGGATCGTTGCGTTCTCCGAGGCCCAGCAGAGCGAGATCGAGCGGGCGCTGGACGAGCTGGCCGAAGCGGATCCGGAGTTCGCGGCGCTGTACGAGGCGGAGCAGGTGCGTACCCACGGCGAGCAGGACGCCGGCCTGTTCGTGAAGAACCTGGAGAACGTGCAGGGCGACGAGCGGGACATCATCCTGATGAGCGTCTGCTACGGCACCGGTCCGGACGGCCGGATGCTGATGAACTTCGGCCCGATCAACACCTCCGGCGGGGAGAAGCGCCTGAACGTGATCTTCAGCCGCGCCCGTGAACACATGGTGATCGTCAGCAGCATCGAGCCCGAGGCGATCACCAACACCTACAACGACGGCGCCAACACCCTCCGCCGCTTCCTCGCGTACGCGACTGCGGTCTCCCGGGGCGACCACGTCGCCGCGAAGGCCGCCCTCACGCCGTACGCCGTCAAGGCGCCGGCGTCAGCTCGGCCGAGTGCCGTGATCGAGCAGCTCGCCGCGGCGCTCGAAGCACGTGGCGTGGAAGTGGACACGGCTGTCGGTGAGTCGGTCTTCCGCTGCGATCTCGCACTCAAGCTCCCCGAGGACGCCGGCTATCGCCTCGCAGTACTCGTGGACACGCCCGACCGAGTCGCCTCGGACACGCTGCTCGAGCGCCTCACCACGCATCCGAGCGCGTTGACCACCACCGGCTGGCGGGTCCACCACGTGCTCACCACGGACTGGACCCGCTCACCGGAGACCGTCATCGCACAGCTTCTGAGCGCTCTCCAGCGCCCGGTCGATTAG